In Gadus chalcogrammus isolate NIFS_2021 chromosome 13, NIFS_Gcha_1.0, whole genome shotgun sequence, a single genomic region encodes these proteins:
- the fam83c gene encoding protein FAM83C, translating to MISSENLRPAGNGRKPLGKLASRLEEVKNPWRQVATLELSHNEAARLATDALLEQGEKEYRRVLTEERELNFLSPLEIRYITEHATKACDDSNGTAGCNERDFGDGDALSELTSGTYFPMMSDEEPPMLELGWPESPLRYGPSETQIYFQRDKSHNVKDLVRSLINKATKVIALVMDVFTDVDLLCDLMEASSKRRVPVYILLDHNNLDAFSDTCSALDLQSTHLSNMRVRSVCGDTYCTKSGRKFTGQVQEKFLIVDCEEVIAGSYSFTWLSAQVHSNMVMHFSGRIADSFDREFRCLYADSQVIECFSGPEDEGQPYYTYPVAAPPAVGPGGTGVGPGLDVFERQRERVSSENSSSQSSSSVSSVKASPGMSSSTVYKVTQGGDKVSPTPHAPERRGGAGERGRGGGGGGLTPTLQNHGLQGTRTTTPNRVTNHSPVPERTTPGYGQPGGMDRLKSSPADYLRPNFNSSKFQAMGLYDHKPSAYRSAALPPGAGPGPASNAHSPPPTANDGRLIARRPSANPFLTKLTDLFLPPSGKDREPAAGRRPSREEAIPSWGGPDLSLPQPESQQSPPPPPPAVAGGGLNRSDAKRMTLGHSKLDLVNHYNKLKSKHVYSRFELKNGT from the exons ATGATCAGCTCGGAGAACCTGAGACCGGCCGGGAACGGACGGAAACCGCTCGGTAAACTCGCGTCCcgcctggaggaggtgaagaaccCGTGGCGGCAGGTCGCCACGCTCGAGCTGAGCCACAACGAGGCGGCGCGGCTCGCGACGGACGCGCTACTGGAGCAAGGGGAGAAGGAGTACCGCCGCGTGCTCACCGAGGAGCGGGAACTCAACTTTCTGTCGCCGCTCGAGATCCGCTACATCACCGAGCATGCCACCAAGGCGTGCGACGACAGCAACGGCACCGCCGGTTGCAACGAGCGGGACTTCGGGGACGGCGACGCGCTGTCGGAGCTCACCTCCGGGACCTACTTCCCCATGATGTCCGACGAGGAGCCCCCGATGTTGGAGCTGGGCTGGCCCGAGTCCCCGCTGAGGTACGGCCCGTCCGAGACGCAGATCTATTTCCAGAGAGACAAGTCCCACAACGTCAAGGACCTGGTCCGGTCGCTGATCAACAAAGCCACCAAG GTGATCGCCCTGGTGATGGATGTGTTCACTGACGTAGACCTGCTGTGTGACCTGATGGAGGCGTCCAGTAAGCGTCGCGTCCCCGTCTACATCCTGCTGGACCACAACAACCTGGACGCCTTCAGCGACACCTGCTCCGCCCTGGACCTCCAGAGCACCCACCTCTCT aacatGCGTGTGCGCAGCGTGTGCGGGGACACCTACTGTACGAAGAGCGGTCGTAAGTTCACGGGTCAGGTCCAGGAGAAGTTCCTGATCGTCGACTGTGAGGAGGTCATCGCAGGGTCGTACAG CTTCACGTGGCTGTCGGCGCAGGTCCACTCCAACATGGTCATGCACTTCTCGGGCCGCATCGCCGACAGCTTCGACCGGGAGTTCCGCTGCCTGTACGCCGACTCGCAGGTCATCGAGTGCTTCAGCGGGCCGGAGGACGAGGGCCAGCCCTACTACACCTACCCAGTGGCGGCCCCGCCCGCCGTGGGGCCCGGCGGCACGGGGGTCGGCCCCGGCCTGGACGTCTTCGAGAg GCAGCGGGAGCGCGTCTCCTCGGAGAACTCCAGCAGCCAGTCCAGCAGCAGCGTCTCCAGCGTGAAGGCGTCGCCGGGGATGAGCTCCAGCACCGTCTACAAGGTCACGCAGGGCGGGGACAAGGTCAGCCCCACCCCCCACGCCCccgagaggaggggaggggccggggagagggggcgagggggagggggcggcggcCTGACCCCGACGTTGCAGAACCACGGCCTCCAGGGAAcccgcaccaccacccccaaccgGGTGACCAACCACAGCCCAGTCCCGGAGCGGACCACGCCCGGGTACGGCCAACCGGGCGGGATGGACCGGCTCAAGTCCAGCCCGGCCGACTACCTGAGGCCCAACTTCAACTCCTCCAAGTTCCAGGCCATGGGTCTGTACGACCACAAGCCCTCGGCCTATCGCAGCGCGGCCCTGCCCCCCGGcgccggccccggccccgcctCCAACGCCCACTCCCCGCCCCCCACCGCCAACGACGGCAGGCTGATCGCGCGGCGGCCGTCTGCTAACCCCTTCCTCACCAAGCTCACGGACCTCTTCCTGCCGCCCTCCGGCAAGGACCGGGAGCCCGCCGCGGGGCGGCGCCCCTCCAGGGAGGAGGCCATCCCCAGCTGGGGGGGTCCCGACCTGTCCCTCCCCCAGCCCGAGAGCCAGCAGagcccgcccccgccgccccccgccGTCGCGGGCGGCGGTTTGAACCGCAGCGACGCCAAGAGGATGACGCTGGGCCACAGCAAGCTGGACCTGGTGAACCACTACAACAAGCTCAAGTCCAAGCACGTGTACAGCCGCTTCGAGCTCAAGAACGGGACCTAG